Proteins found in one Agaribacterium sp. ZY112 genomic segment:
- the pheA gene encoding prephenate dehydratase: MADNKQLSEAEALGLLRDKIDAIDTKIGELISDRARCALDVAKVKNANGDAASGKGPKFYRPEREAQVLRKAMERNQGPLKDEEFARLFREIMSACLALEEVIHVAYLGPEGTFTQEAAIKHFGHSADVLPMTAIDEVFREVESGAAHYGVVPVENSTGGVVTHTLDSFIESGVKICGEVVLRIHQNLLVSDATNTKNITRIYSHAQSLSQCRKWLDANYPKAERIAISSNSEAAKRIKGEWNSAAIAGEMAAELYDVHVLNKNIEDQPDNSTRFLIIGSEEVGPSGDDKTSIVVSTKNKPGALHDLLEPFHKHGVDLTRVETRPSRSGVWNYVFFIDFEGHKDDELSKKVLADVLERVSELKVLGSYPRGVL; the protein is encoded by the coding sequence ATGGCTGATAACAAGCAACTTAGCGAGGCCGAAGCTCTCGGCCTGCTTCGCGATAAAATTGATGCGATCGATACTAAAATCGGAGAATTAATTAGCGACAGAGCGCGCTGTGCGCTGGATGTTGCCAAAGTTAAAAACGCTAATGGCGATGCCGCTTCTGGCAAAGGGCCAAAATTTTATCGGCCTGAACGTGAAGCACAAGTGCTTCGCAAGGCAATGGAGCGCAATCAAGGCCCTTTAAAAGACGAAGAGTTTGCTCGTCTGTTTCGTGAAATTATGAGCGCCTGTTTGGCGCTTGAAGAAGTGATTCATGTTGCTTATTTAGGGCCTGAAGGCACCTTTACTCAAGAAGCCGCTATCAAACATTTTGGTCACAGTGCCGATGTGTTACCGATGACGGCAATTGATGAAGTGTTTCGCGAGGTAGAGTCTGGTGCGGCCCACTATGGTGTGGTGCCGGTTGAAAACAGTACCGGCGGTGTCGTCACTCATACTCTTGATAGCTTTATTGAAAGTGGCGTTAAGATTTGTGGTGAAGTAGTGTTGCGCATTCACCAAAACTTATTGGTTAGTGATGCCACAAATACGAAAAACATTACTCGTATTTATTCCCATGCTCAAAGCTTAAGCCAGTGTCGTAAATGGCTTGACGCAAATTACCCTAAAGCCGAGCGCATCGCGATTAGCTCTAACAGTGAAGCGGCAAAACGTATTAAAGGCGAGTGGAACTCTGCTGCGATTGCCGGGGAGATGGCTGCCGAGCTTTACGATGTGCACGTATTAAATAAAAACATCGAAGATCAGCCCGATAACAGCACACGCTTTTTAATTATCGGTTCAGAAGAAGTTGGTCCAAGTGGCGATGATAAAACCTCTATTGTTGTCTCGACCAAAAATAAGCCTGGCGCCTTACATGATTTATTAGAACCGTTTCACAAGCACGGGGTTGATTTGACGCGTGTTGAAACGCGTCCGTCACGCTCTGGTGTGTGGAACTATGTGTTCTTTATCGACTTTGAAGGCCATAAAGACGATGAGTTGTCTAAAAAAGTGTTGGCCGATGTGCTTGAGCGTGTCAGTGAGCTTAAAGTGCTGGGTTCTTACCCGCGTGGTGTACTGTAA
- a CDS encoding TrmH family RNA methyltransferase, with protein MSDSDNYLKKKKLFSRLLTIYGRNTVYEALCMPGVKAERLHFASSNKKAKVLDDIEHLAREQGADVLYHDKGALSRISKNAKQDQGVALDIRTEGLAEFDANTLEAGGEYIALDRITNPQNLGMIIRSVCASPIKALILPRKGCAKLDALVIKASAGSLFRCPILRCDSLTQALSQAQQEGARIAGLDLKATTSFSAIDDQHTRIFVLGNESEGIGKEVQALCDERLRIDMARGVESLNVAVTASLIALRKQLT; from the coding sequence ATGAGTGATTCCGACAACTACCTTAAGAAAAAAAAACTTTTTTCACGTTTACTCACCATCTATGGCCGCAATACCGTTTATGAAGCTTTATGCATGCCTGGGGTTAAAGCAGAGAGACTGCACTTTGCTTCTAGCAATAAAAAAGCAAAGGTACTAGATGACATAGAACATCTTGCACGCGAACAAGGTGCGGACGTGCTTTACCACGATAAGGGCGCGCTCTCTCGCATCAGCAAAAATGCAAAACAAGATCAAGGTGTGGCTCTGGATATACGCACCGAAGGCCTAGCTGAATTTGATGCAAACACCCTCGAGGCAGGCGGCGAATACATCGCCTTAGATCGCATCACCAACCCTCAAAACCTAGGCATGATTATTCGCAGTGTGTGTGCATCCCCCATCAAAGCCCTAATACTACCCCGCAAAGGTTGCGCAAAACTCGACGCCTTAGTCATCAAAGCGTCTGCCGGCAGCTTATTTCGCTGCCCCATTCTACGCTGTGACTCACTCACGCAAGCTCTGAGTCAAGCCCAGCAAGAAGGCGCCCGCATTGCTGGCTTGGACCTTAAGGCCACCACCAGTTTTAGCGCCATAGATGATCAACACACACGTATTTTTGTGCTTGGCAACGAAAGTGAGGGAATTGGCAAAGAAGTACAAGCACTCTGTGATGAGCGCCTGCGCATAGATATGGCTCGTGGCGTTGAATCCCTTAATGTTGCGGTAACGGCGAGCCTAATTGCGTTACGAAAGCAGCTTACTTAG
- the pyrF gene encoding orotidine-5'-phosphate decarboxylase yields MSDAKILVALDYENQEQCLNFVKHLDPSLCRLKIGKEMFTYFGPSIVEQVQNLGFDVFLDLKFHDIPNTVAKACKAAASLGVWMVNVHASGGARMMEAAAEALAHSDVKPHLIAVTVLTSMAAGELLDLGLEADSEGQVLRLANLAKQSGIGGVVSSAHEVAAIKTLCGSDFLCVTPGIRPAFAEQGDQRRIMTPAEAIAIGSDYLVIGRPITQADDPIAALKAIHQEMGLS; encoded by the coding sequence TTGAGCGACGCCAAAATTCTCGTAGCCCTTGACTACGAAAACCAAGAGCAGTGCCTAAACTTTGTTAAGCACTTAGACCCATCTTTATGTCGTTTAAAAATCGGCAAAGAAATGTTCACCTACTTTGGTCCATCTATCGTTGAGCAGGTGCAAAACTTAGGTTTTGATGTTTTCCTCGATCTGAAATTTCATGATATCCCTAATACTGTTGCCAAAGCCTGTAAGGCGGCGGCTAGTTTGGGGGTCTGGATGGTTAATGTGCACGCCTCTGGTGGTGCGCGCATGATGGAAGCGGCAGCTGAGGCTCTGGCTCACAGCGATGTAAAGCCTCATCTGATTGCTGTTACCGTGTTGACCAGTATGGCTGCCGGCGAGCTATTAGATTTGGGCCTAGAAGCGGATTCAGAAGGGCAGGTCTTGCGTTTGGCGAACTTGGCCAAGCAAAGTGGTATTGGTGGTGTTGTAAGCAGTGCTCACGAAGTAGCGGCTATTAAAACCCTGTGTGGTTCAGATTTTTTATGTGTAACACCCGGTATTCGTCCAGCTTTTGCAGAGCAGGGTGATCAGCGCCGTATTATGACGCCAGCAGAGGCGATTGCTATAGGTAGTGACTACTTGGTTATTGGCCGACCAATTACTCAGGCAGATGACCCTATTGCCGCGCTAAAAGCAATTCACCAAGAGATGGGACTAAGCTGA
- a CDS encoding ComEA family DNA-binding protein — protein sequence MTSKSFFTRFCLLFILASASITAPLCVHAGKDASAAIVKGKVNINVASAQILADMLDGVGMSKAQAIVDYRSKHGQFKRIEQLAEVKGIGPATIEKNKAKLTL from the coding sequence ATGACTTCTAAATCTTTTTTTACCCGTTTCTGTCTACTTTTTATTCTTGCCTCGGCTTCGATTACCGCGCCTCTTTGTGTGCACGCTGGTAAAGACGCCTCCGCAGCTATTGTTAAAGGCAAGGTTAATATCAATGTTGCCAGTGCTCAAATATTGGCCGATATGCTTGATGGTGTTGGTATGAGTAAGGCACAAGCCATTGTTGACTACCGTTCTAAGCATGGTCAGTTTAAACGTATCGAGCAATTAGCCGAGGTAAAAGGTATTGGCCCTGCAACCATCGAAAAGAACAAGGCTAAGTTAACCCTGTAG
- the hemN gene encoding oxygen-independent coproporphyrinogen III oxidase, giving the protein MSEHNSATEMYWDIELIRKYDLTGPRYTSYPTAPQFESNYKQTDWQHAVERIQDRSQRISLYLHIPFCDTVCYYCGCSKIITANHSHADTYLEYLKKEIQLKAQHINKESLVEQIHFGGGTPTYLSDEQLGDIMQELRSAFSFADDNFECSIEIHPQGMNKQRLHNLKKLGFNRLSLGIQDFDPQVQKAVNRFNSKEEVSSLMKEARELAFNSVSVDLIYGLPLQSRESFQQTLNDIIELDPDRLSLFNYAHMPHLFKTQKQINANELPEPQEKLDILHNSISKLCANGYRYIGMDHFAKEDDELSIAQQNGSMQRNFQGYATHNNGVLHAFGLSAISSLAEHYSQNVKKLEQYYQALDQDTLPIERGYDLNQDDVIRRDVISSLLCNNYLNFSELKDKYNIEFSTYFEDACAPLTELAKDGLIEFNTKELKILDRGRLLARSVCKLFDNYIKKSSDTKPRYSRII; this is encoded by the coding sequence ATGAGCGAACACAACTCAGCGACCGAAATGTACTGGGATATCGAGTTAATTAGAAAGTACGACCTGACTGGGCCACGCTATACCTCCTACCCAACAGCTCCGCAATTTGAAAGTAATTACAAACAAACAGACTGGCAACATGCCGTAGAACGCATTCAAGACCGTAGCCAGCGCATATCTCTATACCTGCACATCCCCTTCTGTGATACCGTTTGTTATTACTGTGGTTGCAGCAAAATCATTACCGCCAACCACAGCCACGCGGATACCTACCTTGAATATTTAAAGAAAGAAATACAGCTCAAAGCCCAACACATAAATAAAGAGTCACTTGTCGAGCAAATACATTTTGGTGGTGGCACACCGACGTATCTCAGTGATGAGCAACTTGGCGACATTATGCAGGAGCTACGCAGCGCTTTTAGCTTTGCAGATGACAATTTTGAGTGCTCCATCGAAATCCACCCCCAAGGAATGAACAAGCAGCGCCTACACAATTTAAAAAAACTCGGTTTTAACCGCTTAAGCCTAGGCATACAAGATTTCGACCCACAAGTTCAAAAAGCAGTTAATCGCTTTAACAGCAAAGAAGAAGTAAGTAGTTTAATGAAAGAAGCGCGCGAGTTAGCATTCAACAGCGTTTCAGTTGATCTTATCTACGGCCTGCCCCTGCAAAGCAGAGAAAGCTTTCAGCAGACCTTAAACGACATTATTGAACTCGACCCCGATCGCTTAAGCTTGTTTAACTACGCTCATATGCCACACCTGTTTAAAACACAAAAACAAATCAATGCTAATGAGCTACCAGAACCTCAAGAAAAGCTCGACATTCTACATAACAGTATTTCTAAACTTTGCGCTAATGGCTATCGCTATATCGGCATGGATCATTTTGCCAAAGAGGACGATGAATTAAGCATCGCGCAGCAAAACGGCAGCATGCAACGCAATTTCCAAGGTTATGCCACTCACAACAATGGTGTATTGCATGCCTTTGGTTTAAGCGCGATCAGCTCACTGGCCGAACACTACAGCCAAAACGTTAAGAAGCTCGAGCAATATTACCAAGCCCTAGATCAGGATACACTTCCTATAGAGCGCGGCTATGACTTAAACCAAGACGATGTCATTCGACGTGACGTTATCAGCAGTTTACTGTGCAATAACTACTTAAATTTCTCTGAACTTAAAGACAAATACAACATTGAATTTAGTACCTACTTCGAAGACGCCTGTGCTCCACTTACAGAGCTAGCTAAGGATGGCCTGATCGAGTTCAACACAAAAGAGCTAAAGATACTCGATCGAGGCCGTTTACTAGCGCGTAGCGTATGCAAACTATTTGATAACTACATTAAAAAAAGCAGCGATACGAAACCCCGCTACTCGCGTATCATTTAA
- a CDS encoding bifunctional prephenate dehydrogenase/3-phosphoshikimate 1-carboxyvinyltransferase, which translates to MTVTRKLVVIGLGLIGGSLAIAARKRGVCEQVIGIARRQETCRSAVKLGVVDEACTELKSLKGKLGAGDVIFISVPTLSVRSILEQLRDLVDDQVTITDGASVKGSVRDDALAVYGQLPSQLVLGHPIAGSEKSGVEASNPELYVNHRVILTPSPETDADHLQRVTKLWQDVGADVLEMDVDLHDEVLATTSHLPHAIAYSLVDTLAHDSQNENIFRYAAGGFRDFTRIASSDATMWRDIMLANKQAVLSAIDLFLDNMGRLRQLVENEDATELTGVFTRAKAARDRFTLMLSHQAYSKSMSNPESPNVTYIAKPGGAARGEIRVPGDKSISHRSIMLGSLAEGTTHVQGFLEGEDALATLQTFRDMGVVIEGPENGKVTVHGVGLHGLKKPAGSLYVGNSGTSMRLLSGILSGQAFDSELTGDESLAKRPMNRVANPLREMGATIDTAENGRPPMHIHANEGGLKGIHYDMPMASAQVKSCVLLAGLYAQGETSVSEPAPTRDHTERMLRGFGYDVKRDGNVISLKSGGKLSACDIDIPADVSSAAFFLVAGSITPGADLTLTHVGINPTRDGVITILKMMGADIELMNEREIGGEPVADIRVRYAKLKGIQVPEDQVPLAIDEFPVLCIAAACAEGKTVVTGAEELRVKETDRIQAMADGLVTLGVKCETTEDGIIVEGGPIGGGEVESFGDHRIAMSFTIASLAATDTITVRNCANVATSFPNFPDLASHIGVNLEVIGE; encoded by the coding sequence ATGACAGTAACTCGTAAACTCGTTGTTATTGGTCTTGGCCTGATTGGTGGTAGCCTTGCGATTGCGGCGCGTAAGCGTGGAGTCTGTGAGCAGGTTATAGGTATTGCTCGGCGCCAAGAGACGTGTCGAAGTGCCGTTAAGTTGGGTGTGGTTGATGAAGCGTGCACTGAGCTTAAAAGCCTTAAAGGTAAGCTAGGTGCAGGCGATGTGATTTTTATCTCGGTGCCCACCTTAAGTGTTCGTTCTATTCTTGAGCAGTTGCGTGATCTTGTAGATGATCAGGTGACGATCACTGATGGCGCCAGCGTTAAGGGCTCTGTGCGTGATGATGCTCTGGCTGTTTACGGGCAATTGCCTTCTCAGTTGGTTCTTGGTCACCCAATTGCCGGATCTGAAAAAAGTGGGGTAGAAGCTTCTAACCCTGAGCTTTATGTCAATCATCGAGTTATCTTAACGCCAAGCCCTGAAACCGATGCTGATCATTTACAGCGTGTTACCAAACTTTGGCAAGATGTAGGCGCAGATGTATTAGAAATGGATGTGGATTTGCATGATGAGGTATTGGCGACAACCAGCCATCTCCCCCATGCCATCGCTTATTCCTTAGTTGATACGCTGGCGCACGATAGCCAAAATGAAAATATTTTCCGTTATGCCGCTGGCGGTTTTCGCGATTTCACCCGTATAGCATCGAGTGATGCGACTATGTGGCGCGATATTATGCTAGCAAATAAACAAGCGGTGCTCAGTGCCATCGACTTGTTCCTCGACAACATGGGGCGTTTGCGCCAGTTGGTCGAAAATGAAGATGCCACTGAATTGACCGGCGTGTTCACGCGAGCCAAAGCTGCGCGAGACCGCTTTACCTTAATGTTAAGTCATCAAGCCTATAGTAAATCCATGAGTAATCCAGAAAGTCCAAACGTTACCTATATTGCCAAGCCTGGCGGCGCCGCTCGCGGTGAAATTCGTGTGCCTGGCGACAAAAGCATCTCCCACCGTTCCATTATGCTTGGCTCTTTAGCCGAGGGTACGACTCATGTACAAGGTTTCTTGGAAGGTGAAGACGCATTGGCAACCTTACAAACATTCCGCGATATGGGCGTTGTTATTGAAGGCCCTGAAAACGGTAAGGTCACCGTACATGGTGTTGGTCTTCACGGTTTGAAGAAGCCTGCCGGTTCTTTGTATGTTGGCAATAGCGGTACCTCTATGCGCTTGTTGAGCGGCATCTTATCGGGGCAGGCTTTTGACAGCGAATTAACCGGTGACGAGAGTTTGGCCAAACGCCCAATGAATCGTGTTGCCAACCCCTTGCGTGAGATGGGTGCAACAATAGACACCGCCGAAAATGGCCGTCCGCCTATGCATATTCATGCTAATGAAGGTGGCCTGAAAGGCATTCACTACGATATGCCGATGGCTTCCGCTCAGGTTAAAAGTTGTGTGCTTTTAGCCGGTCTATATGCCCAAGGCGAAACTTCCGTCAGTGAGCCTGCTCCTACTCGCGACCATACAGAGCGTATGCTGCGTGGTTTTGGCTACGATGTTAAGCGTGACGGCAATGTTATCAGCCTTAAAAGTGGCGGCAAATTAAGTGCCTGCGATATTGATATCCCTGCTGACGTGAGCTCTGCGGCCTTTTTCTTGGTTGCTGGTTCCATCACGCCAGGTGCTGATTTAACTCTGACCCATGTCGGTATTAACCCAACGCGCGATGGTGTGATCACCATACTTAAAATGATGGGTGCTGATATTGAATTGATGAATGAGCGTGAAATTGGCGGTGAACCGGTTGCCGATATTCGTGTTCGTTACGCTAAGTTAAAAGGCATTCAAGTTCCTGAAGACCAAGTGCCTTTGGCCATTGATGAGTTCCCTGTGCTTTGTATTGCTGCCGCGTGTGCCGAAGGTAAGACAGTGGTTACTGGCGCTGAAGAGCTTCGTGTTAAAGAAACGGATCGTATTCAAGCCATGGCTGATGGCCTTGTAACCTTGGGTGTTAAGTGTGAAACCACTGAAGACGGTATTATTGTTGAAGGTGGCCCAATTGGTGGTGGTGAAGTTGAAAGTTTTGGCGATCACCGTATTGCGATGAGCTTTACCATTGCGTCTTTAGCAGCAACTGACACGATCACTGTTCGTAACTGTGCAAATGTTGCAACCTCTTTCCCTAACTTTCCAGATTTAGCTAGCCATATTGGTGTTAATCTGGAAGTAATTGGCGAATAA
- a CDS encoding DUF5610 domain-containing protein, with product MSSPSLHTSVQAHRLQQSYYQLKTERAAEHSGEQEQPNKAESADTAKPVAYEVPKAEKGLAGRTDAANTILGFIAGRLHLDQAEGATKEQLESRLQAGLDGFVEGFSQAYEQLSALAMLYPEVEDAIEKTYSDVLNGIDGLAEELGVESPVMESYRTDQQERRQLFNASQAASSSSVTKASSVDVAKSAAEQQALSEADNLRSLIDASSYDYRAHETRSFNFQLKTADGDSVTIRAAYSASSVLEGQRVQHATGSDSELQASFYASAGFYLDIEGELDESELAAIEDLLTQVREVSGLFFSGDIQSAFEHATELGFNSDEISRFSLQLRYERSEQYQASYAAQPARAAATGESFDKQDQQLMSLARFVQALEDMRQRADESGLLSLPGVARGQTEGKDSIDKVPNAVETMSKLLDSLQSLAGS from the coding sequence ATGTCTAGCCCCTCACTGCATACTTCCGTTCAGGCACATCGTTTACAACAAAGTTATTATCAGCTTAAGACAGAAAGAGCAGCTGAGCACAGTGGTGAGCAAGAGCAGCCGAATAAGGCGGAAAGTGCTGACACGGCTAAACCTGTGGCTTATGAAGTGCCTAAGGCGGAGAAAGGTCTTGCTGGGCGAACCGATGCTGCCAATACGATATTGGGGTTTATTGCAGGGCGTTTGCACTTGGATCAGGCCGAGGGTGCAACTAAAGAGCAGTTAGAGTCTCGTCTGCAGGCAGGTTTAGATGGTTTTGTTGAAGGCTTTTCTCAGGCTTATGAGCAGTTAAGTGCTTTGGCTATGCTGTATCCAGAGGTGGAAGACGCGATTGAAAAGACGTATAGCGATGTGCTTAATGGCATTGATGGCCTTGCTGAAGAGCTCGGTGTTGAGTCTCCTGTGATGGAGTCTTATAGAACTGATCAGCAGGAGCGTAGGCAGTTATTTAATGCTTCGCAGGCGGCTTCGAGTTCATCAGTTACTAAAGCTTCGTCTGTGGATGTAGCAAAGAGCGCTGCTGAACAACAAGCTCTGAGCGAGGCAGATAACCTTAGGTCTTTAATCGATGCTTCAAGTTATGATTATCGCGCCCATGAAACCCGTAGCTTTAATTTCCAGTTGAAAACGGCTGACGGTGATAGCGTCACTATTCGGGCTGCTTATTCAGCGAGCTCGGTTTTGGAGGGGCAGCGAGTACAGCACGCCACCGGTTCTGATTCTGAGCTTCAGGCTTCTTTTTATGCAAGCGCTGGTTTCTACCTTGATATAGAAGGGGAGCTCGATGAATCCGAGCTTGCTGCAATAGAGGATTTGCTAACTCAGGTAAGAGAGGTCAGTGGTTTGTTTTTTAGTGGTGATATTCAAAGTGCTTTTGAGCACGCCACAGAACTGGGTTTTAACAGTGATGAAATCAGTCGTTTTTCTCTGCAATTACGTTACGAGCGCTCAGAGCAATATCAAGCCTCTTATGCGGCTCAGCCGGCTCGTGCGGCAGCCACAGGTGAGAGTTTTGATAAGCAGGATCAGCAATTGATGAGCTTGGCACGTTTTGTTCAAGCCTTAGAGGATATGAGGCAGCGCGCAGATGAGTCAGGCCTTTTGTCTTTACCGGGAGTGGCTCGTGGGCAAACTGAAGGCAAAGACAGTATTGATAAAGTACCTAATGCTGTTGAGACAATGTCTAAGCTTTTAGATAGCTTACAGAGCTTAGCGGGTTCTTAA
- the gyrA gene encoding DNA gyrase subunit A, with translation MGDIAKEILPITIEDELKQSYLDYAMSVIVGRALPDVRDGLKPVHRRVLFAMGELKNDYNKAFKKSARVVGDVIGKYHPHGDSAVYDTIVRMAQPFSLRYMLVDGQGNFGSVDGDSAAAMRYTEIRMAKISHEILADLDKETVDFVPNYDGTEQIPEVMPSRVPNLLVNGSSGIAVGMATNIPPHNLREVVKGCIKLIDEPESSIEELMDLIPGPDFPTGAIINGRAGILKAYRTGRGRIYIRAQAEVIVNEKTKRESIIVHEIPYQLNKARLIERIAELVKEKKLEGISEIRDESDKDGLRVVIEIRRGDSGEVVLNNLYAQTQLQSVFGINIVALVEGQPKVLNLKELLEHFIKHRREVVTRRTVYLLRKARERGHVLEGLAVAIANIDQVIELIKSSASPAEAKEALLARGWDVGLIGQYLERAGSDACRPDGLPAELGVRDGKYYLSPAQVAAILELRLHRLTGMEHDKLVSEYEERLAQIVEYLEILGNSSRLMEVIREELDAIQAEYGDDRRTDIQESMMDLNEEDLITEEERVVTISHGGYAKSQPLDAYQAQRRGGMGKSATSVKDEDFVEHLVIANTHDHILCFTNIGKVFWLKTYQIPVAGRQSRGRPIVNMLQFEEGERITSILPVKEFDEDHYIVMATSNGTVKKTALTEYSRPRSVGLRAINLDEGDHLVGTAITDGNKDILLLSSDGKAARFEEKAARAMGRVSRGVRGIKLKEEQTVIGMIIPDEGGKVLTVSENGFGKRTEVSEFPTKGRGSQGVIAMQCTERNGSLVGATQVFDGEEIMLISDQGTLVRTRVDEIGILGRNTQGVRLIRVKDGEHIVGVERIEEGLGADDDAEESNAVDGAAEATSSDTPAADEGGEA, from the coding sequence ATGGGTGATATAGCTAAAGAAATTCTACCGATTACGATCGAAGACGAACTGAAGCAAAGCTACCTCGATTACGCGATGAGCGTTATTGTTGGTCGAGCCTTGCCGGATGTTCGCGACGGTCTTAAACCTGTACACCGCCGCGTGCTATTTGCGATGGGCGAGCTGAAAAACGACTACAACAAGGCCTTTAAAAAATCGGCACGTGTTGTTGGTGACGTGATCGGTAAATACCACCCGCATGGTGACAGTGCCGTGTATGACACCATTGTACGTATGGCCCAGCCGTTCTCTTTGCGTTATATGCTGGTTGATGGTCAAGGTAATTTTGGTTCGGTTGATGGTGATAGCGCAGCAGCCATGCGTTATACCGAAATCCGTATGGCCAAAATCTCCCATGAGATATTGGCTGACTTAGATAAAGAAACCGTCGATTTTGTGCCTAACTATGATGGCACAGAACAAATTCCTGAAGTGATGCCTTCACGTGTTCCGAACCTATTGGTTAACGGTAGTTCGGGTATTGCAGTGGGGATGGCAACGAATATCCCTCCGCATAATTTACGTGAAGTGGTCAAAGGCTGTATCAAGTTAATCGATGAGCCCGAAAGTAGCATCGAAGAGCTAATGGACTTAATTCCAGGGCCTGACTTTCCTACCGGTGCGATCATTAATGGCCGAGCAGGTATCTTAAAAGCCTATCGCACTGGCCGTGGCCGCATTTACATTCGCGCTCAAGCTGAGGTGATTGTGAATGAAAAGACCAAACGTGAAAGCATTATTGTTCATGAGATTCCGTATCAGCTAAACAAAGCCCGCTTGATTGAGCGTATCGCTGAGCTTGTGAAAGAGAAAAAGCTCGAAGGTATCAGCGAAATTCGTGACGAAAGTGATAAAGACGGTTTGCGTGTTGTTATTGAAATTCGTCGTGGTGACAGTGGTGAGGTTGTTTTAAATAATCTCTATGCACAGACCCAATTGCAGAGCGTTTTTGGTATTAATATTGTTGCCTTGGTTGAAGGGCAGCCTAAAGTCTTAAATTTAAAAGAGTTGCTTGAACACTTCATTAAGCATCGCCGTGAAGTGGTTACTCGCCGTACTGTGTATTTGTTACGCAAGGCGCGTGAGCGTGGTCACGTACTTGAAGGCTTGGCAGTTGCTATTGCTAATATTGATCAAGTCATTGAGTTAATTAAAAGCTCTGCCTCTCCTGCTGAAGCCAAAGAAGCCTTATTGGCTCGCGGTTGGGATGTTGGTTTGATCGGCCAATACCTAGAGCGTGCGGGCTCCGATGCATGTCGTCCGGATGGCTTGCCTGCTGAGTTGGGTGTACGTGATGGTAAGTACTACTTAAGCCCTGCCCAGGTAGCTGCGATTCTTGAGCTTCGTTTACACCGTTTAACCGGTATGGAACACGATAAACTGGTTTCTGAATACGAAGAGCGTCTTGCACAAATCGTTGAGTACTTAGAAATCCTTGGTAACAGCAGCCGCTTGATGGAAGTGATTCGTGAAGAGCTGGATGCTATTCAGGCAGAATACGGTGATGATCGACGTACCGATATTCAAGAAAGCATGATGGATCTTAACGAAGAAGATCTGATCACCGAAGAAGAGCGTGTTGTGACCATCTCCCATGGTGGTTATGCCAAGAGCCAGCCTTTAGATGCATACCAAGCCCAGCGCCGTGGCGGTATGGGTAAATCGGCTACTTCAGTTAAAGATGAAGACTTTGTAGAGCATTTGGTGATCGCCAATACTCATGACCACATTCTATGTTTTACCAATATCGGTAAAGTGTTCTGGTTAAAGACTTATCAAATTCCTGTTGCAGGTCGTCAGAGCCGAGGTCGACCTATCGTTAATATGTTGCAGTTTGAAGAGGGTGAGCGCATTACTTCTATCTTGCCTGTTAAAGAATTCGATGAAGATCACTACATCGTCATGGCAACCTCTAACGGCACGGTTAAGAAAACAGCATTGACTGAATACTCGCGTCCTCGCTCTGTTGGTTTACGCGCTATTAACCTAGATGAAGGCGACCACCTAGTTGGCACCGCCATTACCGATGGCAATAAAGATATTTTGCTATTGAGCTCAGATGGTAAAGCCGCGCGCTTTGAAGAGAAAGCGGCGCGTGCAATGGGCCGAGTAAGCCGCGGTGTTCGTGGTATTAAGTTAAAAGAAGAGCAAACCGTAATAGGCATGATCATTCCAGATGAGGGTGGCAAGGTCTTGACCGTGAGTGAAAATGGCTTTGGTAAGCGTACCGAGGTGAGTGAATTCCCAACCAAAGGTCGTGGTTCGCAAGGTGTGATTGCTATGCAGTGCACCGAGCGTAATGGTAGTTTGGTTGGCGCAACTCAAGTCTTTGATGGTGAGGAAATCATGTTGATTTCTGATCAAGGTACTTTGGTGCGTACCCGCGTGGATGAAATCGGTATTTTGGGTCGTAATACTCAGGGTGTACGTTTGATTCGCGTAAAAGACGGTGAGCACATTGTGGGTGTTGAGCGTATTGAAGAAGGCCTAGGTGCCGACGACGATGCAGAAGAGTCAAACGCAGTAGATGGTGCAGCTGAAGCGACCAGCTCAGATACGCCTGCTGCAGATGAGGGCGGTGAAGCTTAA